A single region of the Syntrophotaleaceae bacterium genome encodes:
- a CDS encoding ABC transporter substrate-binding protein, giving the protein MRWLPGLFLLIAITFFSIGCRREEPLKLGFIGGLTGRSADLGIAGRDGAMLAIEQFNLAGGLNGRPVILETADDRQDPDTARKALQSLLDARCVAVIGPMTSQMAVTALPISKEAGIALLSPTVSTDQLSGLDDTFFRLYPSGREAARQLAELAYNKLQLRRIAVVWDEGNRAFTATWLTSFSEAFSRLGGQMVATLAFESGHTTFAPLVQQVGASGAEGLFLLANAVDTGLFCQSLAKSGVKLTVLISEWSSTADLAAFGGRAVDGIVCLGTLNRNDRSERFLAFCEAFRRRFGYDPGFAAVNGFDAANILLQSLQVGESPQKMLHFLKSRKTFHVLQGTLKLDAQGDVQRNLFPAIFRDGHFRALYSP; this is encoded by the coding sequence ATGCGATGGTTGCCAGGTCTTTTTCTGCTGATCGCCATCACTTTTTTCTCTATCGGCTGTCGCCGTGAGGAGCCTCTCAAACTCGGGTTTATCGGCGGCCTCACCGGCCGCTCCGCCGACCTTGGCATAGCCGGCCGCGACGGCGCGATGCTCGCGATCGAACAGTTTAACCTGGCAGGCGGGCTGAATGGCCGACCGGTGATCCTGGAAACAGCCGACGATCGGCAGGATCCCGACACAGCTCGCAAAGCGCTGCAGTCGCTTCTCGACGCCCGCTGCGTGGCGGTCATCGGTCCCATGACCAGCCAAATGGCCGTTACCGCCCTCCCCATCAGCAAAGAGGCAGGCATTGCCCTGCTTAGTCCGACCGTAAGCACCGACCAGCTTTCAGGGCTGGACGATACCTTCTTCCGCCTCTATCCCAGCGGCCGGGAGGCTGCCCGCCAACTGGCCGAACTTGCCTACAATAAACTTCAGCTGCGCCGCATCGCCGTTGTCTGGGACGAAGGCAACCGGGCCTTTACCGCCACCTGGCTGACCAGCTTCAGCGAGGCGTTTTCCCGCCTTGGCGGGCAGATGGTTGCCACCTTGGCCTTCGAATCGGGACACACAACTTTTGCCCCCCTGGTGCAGCAGGTCGGCGCCAGCGGGGCAGAAGGTCTTTTTCTGCTTGCCAACGCTGTGGACACCGGATTGTTTTGCCAGAGCCTGGCCAAATCCGGGGTAAAGTTGACGGTACTGATCAGCGAATGGTCTTCCACTGCCGACCTGGCCGCTTTTGGCGGCCGTGCCGTCGATGGAATTGTCTGTCTGGGAACTCTCAATCGGAACGACCGTTCGGAGCGATTCCTCGCCTTTTGCGAAGCATTTCGCCGGCGCTTCGGCTACGACCCGGGCTTTGCTGCGGTGAACGGGTTCGATGCCGCCAATATTCTCCTGCAGAGTCTGCAGGTTGGGGAAAGTCCTCAAAAGATGCTGCATTTCCTGAAAAGCCGGAAAACGTTCCACGTTCTGCAGGGCACTCTAAAGCTCGATGCCCAGGGCGACGTGCAAAGGAATCTTTTTCCAGCCATCTTTCGCGACGGACATTTCCGCGCCTTGTATTCGCCATGA
- a CDS encoding EAL domain-containing protein produces the protein MKKPRSLRRSLTLLFILAAAFPVLLLGLYFNRQLTASLTQRITADTLSQARALREEITRFLQAPQATLQLVGRLIDDHNLLAEEEIDHYLGITVGNRQVFESILVLSPDGRITHMGLADNAHIARDELLDLDLSGHPFFVRLRQMQRPLWSHTFTSPINTEPTVGFGIPLREGYLIGNIRLAQLTKLIATYQNGNPLMEIVVLDQAGTVIAHSDQQLARQRLNLRNHMIVRDGIEGKEGAVYCQESGENLHGLVILPQTGWMVMVSLPFETALQPVSRVSSLTLAFTFLAIIFATVIALLLAGRLLRPLAAMAAGTRDLSRGRYDIELAGGSYTELAELTDAFKAMAVALQEREQSLAQSHQRYRILFNNCNDAVCVCRLEADDSFGTLSEVNDIACHRLGYDREELLKMNFTALFAPEVRWDLAKQRQSLLINRHLLFESVHLTRNGHMVPVEINARLVELDDGRAILALARDISERKAAEQEIQKLAYYDSLTDLPNRRLLHDRLNQTLARSLRLQKRVAVFFIDLDRFKTINDSLGHTIGDQLLTEVTERFLRVSRREDTLARLGGDEFVLLALVGSSEDASGIAAKLLASLQEPIVLEGQNLFITASVGIALSPDDGTNGNQLLRNADAAMYHAKDQGRNTSRFFSSEIDRQVRDRILLEGQLRGAIDREELELYFQPKVDLTSGSPSGIEALLRWHHAEWGLVSPDRFIPLAEESGLIVPIGEWVLRTACRQLKLWKEAGEPALRLAINLSARQLMESNLVETVDRALAESGIDPRQLELELTESMLLEHSERNLSTFRAFRERGIILSVDDFGTGFSCLSHLKRFPVDFLKIDRSFVSQMTSDPDMAAIAKAITTMAHTLNLKVVAEGVETEEQYHMLLSHGCDEGQGYLFGRPEPAEKILQTLHCLANPCDPLRQRPFFSTNRSTI, from the coding sequence ATGAAAAAACCGCGCAGTTTACGCCGCTCGCTGACCCTCCTGTTTATTTTGGCGGCAGCCTTCCCGGTGCTGCTTCTCGGCCTCTATTTCAACCGCCAGTTGACCGCCTCTCTTACTCAACGGATCACCGCCGACACCCTGTCTCAGGCCCGGGCCCTGCGGGAGGAGATCACCAGGTTCCTGCAGGCCCCTCAGGCCACCCTGCAACTCGTAGGCCGCTTGATTGACGATCACAACCTGCTGGCTGAAGAGGAAATCGACCACTATCTGGGAATAACCGTCGGCAACCGCCAGGTGTTCGAGTCGATCCTGGTGCTTTCCCCCGACGGCCGGATCACGCATATGGGTTTGGCTGATAATGCCCATATTGCCCGGGACGAACTGCTCGACCTGGATCTTTCCGGGCATCCTTTTTTCGTTCGGCTCCGGCAGATGCAGCGTCCCCTGTGGTCGCACACTTTCACCTCGCCCATTAATACCGAGCCGACGGTAGGCTTCGGTATTCCGCTTCGAGAAGGCTACCTGATAGGAAATATTCGCCTGGCGCAGCTGACGAAGCTGATCGCCACCTATCAGAACGGCAATCCGTTAATGGAAATCGTGGTGCTCGACCAGGCGGGTACGGTCATCGCCCACAGCGATCAGCAGTTGGCCCGTCAACGTCTGAATCTACGCAACCACATGATCGTTCGGGACGGCATTGAGGGCAAGGAGGGGGCCGTCTATTGCCAGGAATCAGGAGAAAACCTGCACGGATTGGTTATCCTGCCGCAAACGGGCTGGATGGTCATGGTCAGCCTGCCGTTCGAAACGGCCTTGCAGCCGGTTTCGCGGGTAAGCAGCCTAACCCTGGCCTTCACCTTCCTGGCCATCATCTTTGCCACCGTCATTGCCCTGCTCCTGGCCGGACGTCTGCTGCGCCCCCTTGCGGCCATGGCCGCTGGCACCCGTGACCTTAGCCGCGGCCGGTATGACATCGAGTTGGCCGGCGGCAGCTACACCGAACTGGCCGAACTAACGGACGCCTTCAAGGCAATGGCTGTCGCACTTCAGGAACGCGAACAGTCCCTGGCTCAAAGCCATCAGCGCTATCGCATCCTGTTCAACAACTGCAACGATGCGGTATGCGTGTGCCGGCTTGAGGCAGACGACAGTTTCGGCACTCTGAGCGAGGTCAACGATATCGCCTGCCATCGCCTGGGCTACGATCGGGAGGAGCTGTTAAAAATGAACTTCACGGCACTGTTCGCTCCCGAAGTACGCTGGGATCTGGCCAAACAGCGGCAAAGTCTTCTCATAAACCGTCACCTGCTTTTTGAAAGCGTCCACTTGACCCGCAACGGCCATATGGTCCCGGTCGAGATAAACGCCAGGCTGGTGGAGCTGGACGACGGCAGAGCAATCCTTGCCCTCGCCCGGGATATTTCGGAACGTAAAGCTGCTGAACAGGAAATTCAGAAGCTGGCCTACTACGATTCATTAACCGACCTGCCCAACCGTCGCCTGCTTCACGATCGCCTGAACCAGACGCTGGCCAGGAGTCTGAGACTGCAGAAGCGGGTCGCGGTCTTTTTCATCGACCTCGACCGCTTCAAGACCATCAACGACTCCCTCGGCCACACCATCGGCGATCAACTTCTGACGGAAGTGACGGAAAGATTTCTCCGCGTCTCGCGCCGGGAGGACACCTTGGCCCGTCTTGGCGGCGACGAGTTCGTTCTGCTGGCCCTGGTCGGCAGCAGCGAAGACGCCTCCGGCATTGCCGCGAAACTGCTCGCATCCCTGCAGGAACCGATCGTACTGGAGGGGCAAAACCTTTTTATCACCGCCAGCGTCGGCATTGCATTATCTCCCGACGACGGGACCAATGGAAACCAGCTGCTGCGTAACGCCGACGCCGCGATGTATCACGCCAAGGACCAGGGGCGCAACACCAGCCGCTTCTTTTCCAGTGAAATCGATCGACAGGTAAGGGACAGGATTCTCCTTGAAGGGCAGTTGCGTGGGGCCATCGACCGGGAGGAGCTGGAGCTCTACTTCCAGCCGAAAGTCGACTTGACCAGCGGCAGTCCCAGCGGCATCGAGGCGTTGCTGCGCTGGCACCATGCCGAATGGGGATTGGTATCGCCCGACCGATTCATCCCGCTGGCCGAGGAGTCAGGGCTGATCGTGCCCATCGGCGAATGGGTATTGCGAACGGCCTGTCGGCAATTAAAGCTCTGGAAGGAAGCGGGGGAACCGGCACTGCGCCTGGCGATCAACCTCTCTGCCCGTCAGCTTATGGAAAGCAATCTTGTTGAAACGGTTGACCGGGCCCTGGCTGAAAGCGGAATAGATCCCCGGCAGCTTGAACTGGAGCTCACCGAGAGCATGTTGCTGGAACACAGCGAACGCAACCTGTCCACCTTCCGGGCATTCAGGGAGAGGGGCATCATCCTCTCCGTCGACGATTTCGGCACAGGCTTTTCGTGCCTCAGCCATCTCAAGCGTTTCCCGGTAGATTTCCTTAAAATAGACCGCAGCTTCGTCAGTCAAATGACCAGCGACCCCGACATGGCGGCCATCGCCAAAGCCATCACGACCATGGCCCACACCCTGAATCTGAAGGTGGTGGCCGAAGGGGTGGAAACCGAAGAGCAGTACCACATGCTGCTGAGCCACGGTTGCGACGAGGGTCAGGGCTACCTCTTCGGCCGGCCGGAGCCGGCGGAGAAGATTTTGCAGACGCTGCACTGCCTGGCAAACCCCTGTGATCCTCTGAGACAGAGACCTTTCTTTTCAACCAATCGCTCCACCATCTGA
- a CDS encoding plastocyanin/azurin family copper-binding protein translates to MKRFFLLPALILIPAIWGCADKKTVHVVPAETGKVVVAVQADNFSFNPAIIKAGKGDFVMLRMTNTTAMEHNVTVNNPVGQKVLTIDLPAKETVEIPLQLVEAGTWEFYCDKPFHPSLGMTGRIETYQR, encoded by the coding sequence ATGAAAAGATTCTTTCTCCTGCCGGCTTTGATTTTGATCCCGGCAATTTGGGGTTGCGCTGACAAGAAAACCGTTCATGTCGTTCCCGCCGAAACCGGAAAAGTTGTAGTCGCCGTTCAGGCCGACAACTTTTCCTTTAATCCTGCAATCATAAAAGCCGGCAAAGGGGATTTTGTGATGCTGCGGATGACCAACACGACTGCCATGGAGCACAATGTGACGGTCAACAACCCTGTTGGACAAAAGGTTCTGACAATAGATTTGCCAGCGAAGGAAACGGTTGAAATACCCCTGCAGCTGGTTGAGGCGGGTACCTGGGAATTCTACTGCGACAAACCGTTTCACCCGTCACTGGGCATGACCGGACGTATCGAAACCTATCAAAGGTAA
- a CDS encoding XRE family transcriptional regulator, whose translation MPAETNLGAKLRQLREAREMNIEELAEKSCCHPDQIRRIEEGALIPSLTPLMEISRALGVRLGTLLDDEPMDEPAIFSPEQATNVIRFSGKDPAAIGSNLDFYSMAAGKKGRHMEPFLIDVKPLTGQSPPLSGHEGEEFIYVVAGSIRINYGKTSYTLQAGQSIYYDSVVPHDVHAVGGVAKILAVVYVPG comes from the coding sequence ATGCCTGCCGAAACCAACCTTGGAGCCAAACTGCGTCAACTTCGCGAAGCCAGAGAAATGAACATTGAGGAACTGGCTGAAAAGAGCTGCTGCCACCCTGACCAAATCAGGCGAATTGAGGAAGGCGCATTGATTCCCTCTCTCACCCCGCTGATGGAAATTTCCCGCGCTCTGGGCGTGCGGCTCGGAACCCTGCTCGATGACGAACCGATGGACGAACCGGCGATCTTCAGCCCCGAGCAGGCGACCAATGTGATCCGCTTTTCCGGCAAGGATCCCGCAGCGATCGGCAGCAATCTCGATTTCTACTCCATGGCCGCGGGCAAAAAAGGCCGTCACATGGAGCCCTTCCTGATCGATGTCAAGCCCCTTACCGGCCAGTCTCCACCCCTGTCAGGGCACGAAGGGGAAGAGTTTATCTATGTCGTTGCGGGCTCGATCCGGATCAACTACGGCAAAACCTCCTACACCCTGCAAGCAGGCCAGAGCATCTACTACGATTCGGTGGTCCCTCACGATGTCCATGCTGTCGGCGGCGTCGCCAAAATTCTGGCCGTCGTCTACGTGCCCGGTTAG